A single window of Apodemus sylvaticus chromosome 4, mApoSyl1.1, whole genome shotgun sequence DNA harbors:
- the LOC127682222 gene encoding TD and POZ domain-containing protein 2-like, producing the protein MSGDMEAKGSTQISVKNICYEWTISNFSFCMDGIQKEIRSPEFSLEDNEEVAWCLRVYPNGVDKESKDYLSVDLGLLSCPVCPVWAKFEFWIINSQGEKCQSRKNPSVVSFWQYQHRGFKEFILRDFLLSHQHLLLPEDQLTICCKVSIAGAIFSMPGQNMTPAIKDPRHVLAEDLGKLWENSIFTDCSLLVGGHEFRAHKAILAARSPVFRAMFEHEMQERLKNLVEIHDLDPQVFQEMMGFIYTWKAPNLNSYSMASGLLAAADRYGLDGLKAMCEDALCRILSVENAANILILADLHSTQWLKTQALDFITDFAYEVSKTSGWKSLVESHPPLVAEAFCSLASAQ; encoded by the coding sequence atgtcaggggacatggaagccaagggctccacacagatcagtgtaaaaaacatctgctatgagtggaccattagcaacttctcattttgcatggatggaattcagaaagagattagaagcccagagttctcattagaggacaatgaggaagtggcatggtgtttgagagtatacccaaatggagttgataaagaaagcaaagattacctgtcagttgacctgggattgctcagctgtcccgtgtgcccagtttgggcaaagtttgagttctggatcataaattcccaaggagagaaatgtcaaagtaggaagaaccccagtgttgtaagcttttggcaataccaacacaggggattcaaagagttcatccttcgagatttcctcctctcccatcagcatttacttctccctgaagaccagctcaccatctgctgcaaggtgagcatagcgggagccatcttcagcatgcctggacagaacatgacacctgcaatcaaggatccaaggcatgtgttggcagaagacctagggaagctttgggagaattccatcttcacagactgctccctattggtgggtggccatgaattcagggctcacaaggccatcctagcagctcgctctccagttttcagagccatgtttgaacatgaaatgcaggagagactaaaaaacctcgttgagattcatgacttggatccccaagtcttccaggagatgatgggcttcatctacacatggaaggcaccaaacctcaatagctactccatggcctctggtctgctggcagctgctgacaggtatggcctggacggcttgaaggccatgtgtgaggatgccctctgcaggatcctctctgtggagaatgctgcaaacattctcatcctggctgacctccacagcacacagtggctgaagactcaggccctggatttcattacagattttgcctatgaggtctctaagacctcagggtggaagtcattggtggagtcacatccccccttggtggctgaagccttctgctccctggcttctgcacag